A genomic segment from Neodiprion lecontei isolate iyNeoLeco1 chromosome 1, iyNeoLeco1.1, whole genome shotgun sequence encodes:
- the LOC107224367 gene encoding hemocyanin-like: protein MSLLKKSHGFIMKLAIVFLAIFAAGVSASLTKADTTFLGRQLRVLYLLKNLSEPLQDEDLLALRASFNPETCKDYFNNPETLELFIHEMKRGSLLGREEIFSLFDAKHRYQVKLLFNALMSAKDWSHFMGLSTYIRDKMNHRQFLYAFSTALLHREDCRGIKLPPAYEIIPQMFLTTDVVRRAYQAQMQGKPTLIPMSFTGSVLNPEQRVAYFGEDVGLNAHHAHWHMDFPFWADERKDRAGELFFYMHHQLLARFDAERLSNHLPPVEPLQWEKPIVEGFAPGAVYPGGQEFPVRPDNMFFQNLPERTVADMIEFENRIRDGIDAGMIRDKNGVVVFLNNTEGIDVLGSLIESSTSSLDPRYFGSLHTDAHLLLSRVTDPKGKYGMTPGVMEHFETATRDPAFFRLHKHIDNLFKEHKDRLPPYTYDDLAFPGVRITALKVVGESKASDPNVLVTYFDESYIDLGNAVQGKPVSIRAVVSRLNHEPFKLVATVYSDKNTYAIARVFLAPSKSWFDEDIQLDEARWSMIELDRFPVELRIGSNLITRRSIETSVTASEPLSYPELMKKAKSAFQGESVFEVDTLHRHCGFPHRLLLPQGRHQGMDFKLYVILTDLKTDLHSTFEHPYVMNEIPALSYCGVLDGVFPDIRPMGFPFDRRIIHSNNFQQANTKVIDVTIKNVKYQ, encoded by the exons ATGTCACTTTTGAAGAAGTCACACGGCTTCATCATGAAGCTCGCAATCGTCTTTCTAGCGATCTTCGCAGCCGGAGTATCAGCCTCCCTAACAAAAG CGGACACGACTTTTCTCGGACGGCAACTGCGGGTCCTCTACCTGCTGAAGAATCTCAGCGAACCTCTCCAAGATGAGGACCTTCTGGCTCTGCGCGCTAGCTTCAACCCGGAGACGTGCAAGGATTACTTCAATAATCCGGAAACCCTTGAATTGTTCATCCACGAAATGAAGAGAGGTAGTTTGCTTGGCCGAGAGGAGATATTTTCGCTTTTCGATGCCAAGCACCGTTACCAGGTGAAGCTGCTCTTCAACGCGCTGATGTCGGCTAAGGACTGGTCGCATTTCATGGGCCTGTCGACCTACATCCGTGACAAAATGAACCATCGTCAATTCTTGTACGCCTTCAGCACTGCTCTTCTACACCGCGAAGACTGTCGTGGAATAAAGTTACCACCGGCATACGAAATCATTCCACAAATGTTCCTGACCACTGACGTCGTCCGGCGCGCCTACCAGGCCCAGATGCAGGGCAAACCCACTCTCATCCCGATGAGCTTCACCGGCAGCGTTCTCAATCCTGAACAGCGAGTTGCCTACTTCGGAGAAGACGTCGGACTTAACGCCCACCACGCTCACTGGCACATGGATTTCCCCTTCTGGGCTGACGAGCGCAAGGACCGAGCGGGCGAACTCTTCTTCTACATGCACCACCAGCTCTTGGCACGTTTCGACGCTGAGCGTCTGAGCAATCATTTGCCACCGGTTGAGCCGTTGCAGTGGGAGAAACCGATCGTCGAAGGTTTCGCACCGGGCGCCGTGTATCCGGGTGGTCAGGAGTTTCCGGTCCGCCCAGATAACATGTTCTTCCAGAATTTGCCGGAACGAACTGTTGCCGATATGATCGAGTTCGAGAACCGGATCCGCGATGGCATCGACGCTGGAATGATTCGCGACAAAAACG GTGTGGTCGTTTTCCTGAACAATACCGAGGGCATCGACGTTCTGGGGTCGCTGATCGAGAGCTCGACCAGCAGCTTGGATCCTCGCTACTTCGGGAGTCTTCACACCGACGCTCACCTGCTTCTTTCCAGAGTTACGGACCCCAAGGGGAAGTACGGAATGACCCCCGGGGTGATGGAACACTTCGAAACGGCAACTCGCGACCCGGCCTTCTTCCGCCTCCACAAGCACATCGACAATCTCTTCAAGGAGCACAAGGACAGACTGCCCCCGTACACGTACGATGACCTAGCCTTCCCCGGTGTCAGAATAACGGCTCTGAAGGTCGTCGGCGAGTCCAAGGCCTCCGATCCCAACGTCCTGGTGACGTACTTCGACGAGAGTTACATCGACCTGGGGAACGCCGTCCAAGGGAAGCCGGTCAGCATCCGCGCCGTTGTTTCTCGCCTTAACCACGAACCCTTCAAGCTGGTTGCCACCGTGTACAGCGACAAGAACACCTACGCCATCGCCAGGGTCTTCTTGGCCCCGTCAAAGAGCTGGTTCGACGAGGACATCCAATTGGACGAGGCCCGCTGGTCGATGATTGAGCTGGACCGATTCCCAGTCGAAC TGAGAATCGGCTCGAATCTCATCACTCGCCGGAGCATCGAGACTTCCGTTACGGCGTCTGAGCCACTCAGCTATCCCGAGCTAATGAAGAAGGCGAAATCAGCTTTCCAAGGCGAGAGCGTCTTCGAAGTGGACACTCTGCATAGACATTGTGGCTTCCCCCACCGCCTATTACTCCCTCAAGGCCGTCACCAGGGAATGGACTTCAAGTTATACGTCATCCTTACCGACCTAAAAACGGACCTCCATTCGACCTTTGAGCATCCCTACGTGATGAACGAAATTCCAGCCCTGAGTTATTGCGGCGTTCTCGACGGCGTCTTCCCTGACATTCGTCCCATGGGATTCCCCTTCGATCGGCGTATTATTCATTCGAACAACTTCCAACAAGCGAATACCAAGGTAATTGATGTTACCATCAAGAATGTCAAGTACCAATAA